The following is a genomic window from Etheostoma spectabile isolate EspeVRDwgs_2016 unplaced genomic scaffold, UIUC_Espe_1.0 scaffold00016399, whole genome shotgun sequence.
cagtgaaccaacttggttaagtaggtccatttttactgtgttgacgttacagaagtctctcgttatgcttttagttttaaaaagtgCTTAAGGcatcaaaaagggacaaaaaaacaatgaaaaaggcTTCAGAGAAgtgggaaaaagtgacaaaacaatcagaaaagagacaaaaataaatgacaagaaCGTCCAGAAAGAAAACCtctaaaactttgaaaaaaaacacaagaaagtcGAAAGAAACTTCAAAAAACGCAACGACGAACAAgtctaaaactaaaaaagccgaaaaaggagaatttaaaaaaacaaacacaaaatggaaaGAAGCAACAGGAACACCTGAGCTCTGACAGGGCAGCAGACTGGTCGCGCGCTCTGCTGCTCGTGCCAACCCAGTCCCATCAAACCTACCCGGACCACGTGGGTCCAACGTGCAGTAACGTAGCGTTGTTACAAGAACGACTgttacatttcttcttcttttcctgttCGTGCACGCGGCACCATGCTGCAGGCATGACTTGTGGAGCAGCTGAGGCGCGTTCAGGGCAGCTGTGGAAACGTCAGCAAGGTTTAAACGGCTGCGGCGTGACATtgcagaaccccccccccctccccacttgtgtgtgtgtgtggatggagaCGAGCATTTCTTGCATGGAAAGCGCATTCTTTTGCACGAAATGTCTCTTTCCACGTCTTTGTTTACGCCATTAAACTGTCTGCAATCTTGGGATTTGACAGTTTCTCATCCCCTTCCACCACAATCACCATGCCAAGGGATAACCTTGAGCCCGTGCCGTGCCGTGCCACGCTGGAGACAACAGGTTCATTACGCACAACTCTGTGTGTGCGGAGGCTGCACATTCCTGACACGTTCTCCCTTTCACATCGACATCACGTTGCGCGTGTCTGTTCATCAATATCTGGAACAGATTCACAATgagcatatgtgtgtgcatgtgtgcccccccccctccacacacacacacacacacacacacacacacacacacacacacacacacacacacacacacacacacacacacacacacacacacacacacacagagacagagagacagagacagagagatgtgcttttccatttgaaaagacattttcaaacaactaatgattgtttttttaacaccaccagagagagagagagagagagagaggagagagagagagagagagagagagagagagagagagagagagaaagagaggaccACACATCCACTGACACGCGCCACACGTCAGTTCGGGGAGGGCAAAGCCTGCTTAGGATGCAGCGAATGTGACAGTACAGCTCAGCGGGGAGTCCAGACTACAGCAGCCAGCGCGTGGACAGGGAAAAAAGGTGAGCGAGGAGGTGGCGggacctggggggggggttagtggcTCCAAAACAATGCCAGTGGAAGCAGCTCAGCCGCAGACGTGacggaggaaaagaaagagaaagagagagaaaagcgcTCCAAAATACGCGCGGAGGTGTCGGAGCCAGGAGCGGGACCATAGAGGGCTGAGGCTGCGGGGAAGGGTCGCCCCTGTtccggggcgggggggggggggggggagaaagatgACGGTGGTGCCCGGGGAGAACCTGGATGAGACTGTGGCTCTGGCCGGGCTGTCCGCGCAGGATGCGTACGCGCCGGAGAGAGCGTCGGAGACCCAGGACCAGCAGGAGTGCTGCGAGCGCGTGGTCATCAACATCTCCGGGCTGCGCTTCGAGACGCAGCTCAAGACGCTCGCGCAGTTCCCCGCCACGCTGCTGGGGAACCCGCACAAGCGGATGCGCTTCTTTGACCCGCTGCGCAACGAGTACTTCTTCGACCGGAACCGGCCGAGCTTCGACGCCATCCTCTACTACTACCAGTCCGGGGGCCGGCTGCGGAGACCCGTCAACGTGCCCGTGGACATCTTCATGGAGGAGATCAAATTCTACGAGCTGGGTGAGGCTGTGATCGAGAACTTCAAAGAGGACGAGGGGTTCATTAAGGAGGAGGAGCGCGCGCTGCCGGAGAGCGAGTTCCAGCGGCAGGTCTGGCTCCTGTTCGAGTACCCGGAGAGCTCGGGGCCCGCGCGGGGCATCGCCATCGTCTCCGTGCTCGTCATCCTCATCTCCATTGTGATTTTCTGCCTGGAGACCTTGCCCGAGTTCCGCGAGGACGCCCGGACGTTGGACGAGCCGCTCGTCGGGAACGGAACCGTGCGCGCAAAGACGAAAGCGAACCCCTTCACGGACCCGTTCTTCATCGTGGAGACCCTGTGCATCATCTGGTTCTCCTTCGAGCTGCTGGTGCGCTTCCTCGCGTGCCCGAGCAAAGCGGCGTTCTTCAAGAACATCATGAACACCATCGACATCGTGGCCATCATGCCGTACTTCATCACGCTCGGGCTGGAGCTCGCGGAGCACCAGGGCAACGGGCAGCAGGCCATGTCGCTCGCCATCCTGCGCGTCATCCGCCTCGTGCGCGTCTTCCGCATCTTCAAGCTGTCCCGCCACTCCAAGGGGCTGCAGATCCTGGGGAAGACGCTGCAGGCGAGCATGCGCGAACTCGGCCTGctcatcttcttcctcttcatcgGCGTCATCCTGTTCTCCAGCGCGGTGTACTTCGCGGAGACGGACGACCCGGACTCGGGCTTCAGCAGCATCCCGGACGCCTTCTGGTGGGCCGTGGTGTCCATGACGACCGTGGGCTACGGGGACATGTGTCCCGTGACCATCGGGGGGAAGATCGTGGGCTCGCTGTGCGCCATCGCCGGCGTGCTCACCATCGCGCTGCCGGTGCCCGTCATCGTGTCCAACTTCAACTACTTCTACCACCGGGAGACGGAGCACGAGGAGCAGTTCCAGTACACGCACGTGACCTgcggacagcagcagcagcaggtgcaCTTCAGGGAGTTTGACAGGAGCGACAGCAAGCCGTCTCTGTGCAAGTCGGACTTCCAGGACAGCGACCCGGACCCGGACCTGGACGCGGACTCCATCAAATACACCAACTGCAGCCCGCGCAAAACCTACACCGGGAAGCTCACCGACGTGTGAGTGTGgcagtagggggggggggggggggggggagggtgatTACATTTGAGCATCAAACACTTTCATTTGCAGGTGATGTGTGTCTCAATATAGAAAAGGTAgatttgtccccccccccctccccccatcaaaaaaagtaaataggaGACGTCGAGATCTATAAAACATCTGACGGAAAACAATAATTGTGTCTCCAAGTGATGCATAAAAACATGCAGGGTGGAGGGAATGAAGTGTTTGACGCTCAATATTTTGTCTGGGGGAAGAGgggaagaccccccccccaccccgggtCCAACTGttatgaacccccccccccatgttgaaaACCTACACCCTTGATGGAGATTCCGTTCACCGTCAGAGCGTCATTCcccggagagagagaggaatctACGCCGGTGGTTTGGATCATTACGCATCAGTTTTCACGCGGAGAAG
Proteins encoded in this region:
- the LOC116679509 gene encoding shaker-related potassium channel tsha2-like, whose translation is MTVVPGENLDETVALAGLSAQDAYAPERASETQDQQECCERVVINISGLRFETQLKTLAQFPATLLGNPHKRMRFFDPLRNEYFFDRNRPSFDAILYYYQSGGRLRRPVNVPVDIFMEEIKFYELGEAVIENFKEDEGFIKEEERALPESEFQRQVWLLFEYPESSGPARGIAIVSVLVILISIVIFCLETLPEFREDARTLDEPLVGNGTVRAKTKANPFTDPFFIVETLCIIWFSFELLVRFLACPSKAAFFKNIMNTIDIVAIMPYFITLGLELAEHQGNGQQAMSLAILRVIRLVRVFRIFKLSRHSKGLQILGKTLQASMRELGLLIFFLFIGVILFSSAVYFAETDDPDSGFSSIPDAFWWAVVSMTTVGYGDMCPVTIGGKIVGSLCAIAGVLTIALPVPVIVSNFNYFYHRETEHEEQFQYTHVTCGQQQQQVHFREFDRSDSKPSLCKSDFQDSDPDPDLDADSIKYTNCSPRKTYTGKLTDV